In one window of Henckelia pumila isolate YLH828 chromosome 1, ASM3356847v2, whole genome shotgun sequence DNA:
- the LOC140886175 gene encoding uncharacterized protein isoform X1 — protein MVVVDIIISPSQSCFCRFLFLALLNFDQLMRASRSGRFASINGLDDAVCLYKQMVRVKPLPSVREFTQLLSRVVKLKEYSFATSLYKNICSLGIPVNNYTMNIMINVYCISNRSDYGFSMLCGFFKRGCLPDTTTFSTLLKGLFKENRVVEAQELFRKIVQEHVCSVDIMLYGIVINGLCKVGNTGTAMELLRVMERGSCRPNVHVYSMIIDALCKDRMVDSAVNLFNDMLEKGVIPNVVAYTALILGFCSLSRLNDANILMKEMMKCKIYPDVVTFSILVDALCKKGLVDEAGDLVHIMIQNNVVPNVVVYSALMDGYCLRGRVYEARKLFDSMAGMSHSPPNAHSYCILINGYCKELKIDDAMHLFLEMSHRGLKPDVAIYASMLQGLFRVGRCSDALKLFHEMQIAGQKPNFFIYCNILDGLCSNGLVDGALSLLESMEEKRLYLHITHYNILLDGLCKVGKLYSARKLFYDLIAKGFQVDVISFNTMINGCCQEGLLEEAIYLLRTMEQKSCIPDRISYNIIVRGFLLRGNFDEAANFLDEMEERELAFDSSIFSLLLDLFQTTDDNPTLDRMIQKFTPSTLKLKL, from the coding sequence ATGGTGGTGGTGGATATCATTATTTCACCTTCTCAATCTTGTTTTTGCAGATTTCTGTTCCTGGCCTTGCTGAATTTTGACCAGCTTATGCGTGCGAGTAGGAGTGGTAGGTTTGCCAGCATTAATGGGTTAGATGACGCAGTCTGTTTATACAAACAAATGGTTAGAGTAAAACCATTGCCTTCTGTGCGGGAATTCACCCAACTGCTCTCTCGTGTTGTGAAGCTTAAAGAGTACTCTTTTGCTACTTCTCTTTACAAAAATATATGCTCTTTGGGTATTCCAGTTAATAATTACACAATGAATATtatgattaatgtttattgtaTTTCCAATCGTTCCGATTATGGATTTTCTATGCTATGTGGGTTCTTTAAGCGTGGGTGTTTGCCGGATACTACCACTTTTAGTACTTTACTGAAAGGGTTGTTCAAAGAAAATCGGGTTGTCGAGGCACAAGAATTGTTTAGAAAGATTGTGCAGGAACATGTTTGCTCGGTTGATATTATGCTGTATGGAATTGTGATCAATGGACTTTGTAAAGTTGGTAATACCGGCACAGCAATGGAGTTGCTTAGAGTGATGGAAAGAGGAAGTTGTAGGCCTAATGTTCATGTATATAGCATGATTATAGACGCGTTGTGTAAGGATAGAATGGTAGATTCCGCTGTGAATTTATTCAATGATATGCTCGAAAAAGGCGTCATCCCAAATGTTGTTGCTTATACTGCGTTGATACTTGGGTTTTGTAGTTTGAGTCGTCTGAATGATGCTAACATATTAATGAAGGAGATGATGAAATGTAAAATATATCCAGATGTTGTCACGTTTAGCATATTGGTTGATGCTTTGTGTAAGAAAGGGTTGGTGGATGAGGCCGGAGATTTAGTTCACATCATGATCCAGAATAACGTGGTTCCTAATGTGGTTGTGTACAGTGCATTGATGGATGGATATTGTTTGCGAGGCCGAGTCTACGAGGCAAGGAAGCTTTTTGATTCTATGGCTGGTATGAGCCATTCTCCGCCTAATGCCCACAGCTATTGCATTTTAATTAACGGATATTGCAAGGAGTTGAAAATTGATGATGCCATGCACCTCTTTCTTGAGATGTCCCACAGAGGATTGAAGCCTGATGTGGCTATATATGCATCTATGTTACAAGGGCTATTTCGTGTCGGTAGGTGTTCTGATGCTCTTAAGCTTTTTCACGAGATGCAAATTGCGGGCCAAAAacctaatttttttatttactgtAATATATTGGATGGTTTGTGTTCTAATGGACTTGTTGATGGAGCATTGTCATTGTTGGAGTCAATGGAGGAAAAAAGGTTATATCTTCATATTACTCACTACAACATCCTCCTGGATGGATTGTGCAAAGTCGGAAAATTATATAGTGCacgaaaattattttatgatctGATTGCTAAAGGATTTCAGGTTGATGTTATATCATTCAATACGATGATAAATGGATGTTGCCAAGAAGGGCTACTTGAGGAGGCTATATATTTACTTCGAACCATGGAACAAAAAAGCTGTATTCCTGATAGGATTAGCTACAACATTATTGTTCGAGGATTTCTTCTGAGGGGTAATTTTGATGAGGCAGCAAATTTTCTTGATGAAATGGAAGAGAGAGAATTAGCCTTTGATTCGTCAATATTCTCATTGTTGCTTGATTTATTTCAGACAACAGACGACAATCCTACTCTTGACAGAATGATTCAGAAGTTTACCCCAAGTactctaaaattaaaattatga
- the LOC140886175 gene encoding uncharacterized protein isoform X2 — translation MVVVDIIISPSQSCFCRFLFLALLNFDQLMRASRSGRFASINGLDDAVCLYKQMVRVKPLPSVREFTQLLSRVVKLKEYSFATSLYKNICSLGIPVNNYTMNIMINVYCISNRSDYGFSMLCGFFKRGCLPDTTTFSTLLKGLFKENRVVEAQELFRKIVQEHVCSVDIMLYGIVINGLCKVGNTGTAMELLRVMERGSCRPNVHVYSMIIDALCKDRMVDSAVNLFNDMLEKGVIPNVVAYTALILGFCSLSRLNDANILMKEMMKCKIYPDVVTFSILVDALCKKGLVDEAGDLVHIMIQNNVVPNVVVYSALMDGYCLRGRVYEARKLFDSMAGMSHSPPNAHSYCILINGYCKELKIDDAMHLFLEMSHRGLKPDVAIYASMLQGLFRVGRCSDALKLFHEMQIAGQKPNFFIYCNILDGLCSNGLVDGALSLLESMEEKRLYLHITHYNILLDGLCKVGKLYSARKLFYDLIAKGFQVDVISFNTMINGCCQEGLLEEAIYLLRTMEQKSCIPDRISYNIIVRGFLLRDNRRQSYS, via the exons ATGGTGGTGGTGGATATCATTATTTCACCTTCTCAATCTTGTTTTTGCAGATTTCTGTTCCTGGCCTTGCTGAATTTTGACCAGCTTATGCGTGCGAGTAGGAGTGGTAGGTTTGCCAGCATTAATGGGTTAGATGACGCAGTCTGTTTATACAAACAAATGGTTAGAGTAAAACCATTGCCTTCTGTGCGGGAATTCACCCAACTGCTCTCTCGTGTTGTGAAGCTTAAAGAGTACTCTTTTGCTACTTCTCTTTACAAAAATATATGCTCTTTGGGTATTCCAGTTAATAATTACACAATGAATATtatgattaatgtttattgtaTTTCCAATCGTTCCGATTATGGATTTTCTATGCTATGTGGGTTCTTTAAGCGTGGGTGTTTGCCGGATACTACCACTTTTAGTACTTTACTGAAAGGGTTGTTCAAAGAAAATCGGGTTGTCGAGGCACAAGAATTGTTTAGAAAGATTGTGCAGGAACATGTTTGCTCGGTTGATATTATGCTGTATGGAATTGTGATCAATGGACTTTGTAAAGTTGGTAATACCGGCACAGCAATGGAGTTGCTTAGAGTGATGGAAAGAGGAAGTTGTAGGCCTAATGTTCATGTATATAGCATGATTATAGACGCGTTGTGTAAGGATAGAATGGTAGATTCCGCTGTGAATTTATTCAATGATATGCTCGAAAAAGGCGTCATCCCAAATGTTGTTGCTTATACTGCGTTGATACTTGGGTTTTGTAGTTTGAGTCGTCTGAATGATGCTAACATATTAATGAAGGAGATGATGAAATGTAAAATATATCCAGATGTTGTCACGTTTAGCATATTGGTTGATGCTTTGTGTAAGAAAGGGTTGGTGGATGAGGCCGGAGATTTAGTTCACATCATGATCCAGAATAACGTGGTTCCTAATGTGGTTGTGTACAGTGCATTGATGGATGGATATTGTTTGCGAGGCCGAGTCTACGAGGCAAGGAAGCTTTTTGATTCTATGGCTGGTATGAGCCATTCTCCGCCTAATGCCCACAGCTATTGCATTTTAATTAACGGATATTGCAAGGAGTTGAAAATTGATGATGCCATGCACCTCTTTCTTGAGATGTCCCACAGAGGATTGAAGCCTGATGTGGCTATATATGCATCTATGTTACAAGGGCTATTTCGTGTCGGTAGGTGTTCTGATGCTCTTAAGCTTTTTCACGAGATGCAAATTGCGGGCCAAAAacctaatttttttatttactgtAATATATTGGATGGTTTGTGTTCTAATGGACTTGTTGATGGAGCATTGTCATTGTTGGAGTCAATGGAGGAAAAAAGGTTATATCTTCATATTACTCACTACAACATCCTCCTGGATGGATTGTGCAAAGTCGGAAAATTATATAGTGCacgaaaattattttatgatctGATTGCTAAAGGATTTCAGGTTGATGTTATATCATTCAATACGATGATAAATGGATGTTGCCAAGAAGGGCTACTTGAGGAGGCTATATATTTACTTCGAACCATGGAACAAAAAAGCTGTATTCCTGATAGGATTAGCTACAACATTATTGTTCGAGGATTTCTTCTGAGGG ACAACAGACGACAATCCTACTCTTGA
- the LOC140886212 gene encoding tryptophan aminotransferase-related protein 4-like, whose translation MWLGALLFSASVILNISLLWNHKYFGFDRSYLEENLSWSRRAALEAEAVASVNCSGHGRAYLDGTSSEEDDHAEKWKLPVCECNTCYGGSDCSQFFHDCAADVDSGDPLFLEPFWMKHAASSAVLVTGWHRMSYSFPDKSSVSQELEKHIRRMHAVAKNAITHDKYIIFGGGSTQLLGAAVYALSMNLSSPASVVAATPFYPLYEVQTEFFQTVRFEFDGDASALKKYADNVIEFVTSPNNPDGNLRRPVSNGTPIYDHAYYWPHFTAIPAPSDQDLMIFTLSKLTGHAGSRFGWAFVKDKEVYDRMTRYISLAEMGISREAQLRALQLVKAILRSDNNGAEIFDFGMGKMRDRWRRLNDVVSLSTRFTLQKIPVRFCNFFQKLREPSPAYAWVKCEREEDGNCTSVLRAANIIGRAGSVFNAEDRYVRLSLLKSDDDFDLLVYRLRQLIVDEGVDPKII comes from the exons ATGTGGCTGGGAGCTCTCTTATTTTCAGCTTCAGTTATTCTGAATATATCCCTTTTGTGGAATCATAAGTACTTTGGTTTCGATCGAAGTTATTTAGAAGAGAATTTGAGTTGGAGCCGAAGGGCTGCATTGGAAGCCGAGGCGGTGGCATCGGTCAACTGCTCGGGCCATGGAAGAGCTTATTTGGATGGAACATCGAGTGAAGAAGATGATCATGCCGAGAAATGGAAGCTGCCTGTGTGTGAGTGTAATACTTGCTATGGAGGATCGGATTGCTCTCAATTCTTCCACGATTGTGCTGCGGATGTTGACAG TGGGGATCCGTTATTCTTGGAGCCCTTTTGGATGAAACATGCAGCGAGCAGTGCAGTCCTAGTGACAGGATGGCATAGAATGAGTTACTCGTTTCCGGACAAATCTTCTGTATCCCAGGAGCTCGAGAAGCACATCCGCAGGATGCATGCAGTCGCCAAAAATGCAATCACCCACGACAAATACATTATCTTTGGTGGCGgatccacccaacttcttggTGCAGCAGTCTATGCTCTTTCTATGAATCTATCGTCGCCAGCAAGTGTTGTCGCCGCCACCCCTTTTTACCCG CTCTATGAAGTACAAACAGAATTTTTTCAAACAGTGCGCTTCGAGTTCGACGGAGATGCATCGGCATTGAAGAAGTATGCAGACAATGTGATCGAGTTCGTGACTTCCCCCAACAATCCCGACGGGAATCTGAGGCGCCCTGTTTCAAACGGCACCCCTATTTACGATCACGCCTATTATTGGCCACATTTCACCGCAATCCCTGCTCCATCAGACCAAGATCTCATGATTTTCACCTTATCAAAGCTCACTGGTCATGCCGGAAGCAGATTCGG ATGGGCATTTGTGAAGGACAAAGAAGTGTACGACAGAATGACGAGATACATATCTTTAGCGGAGATGGGGATCTCGAGAGAGGCTCAATTGAGGGCTCTGCAGCTCGTGAAAGCTATTCTCCGGAGCGATAATAATGGCGCCGAGATTTTCGATTTCGGAATGGGGAAGATGAGGGATCGGTGGCGGAGGCTCAACGACGTCGTCTCGTTGTCCACCCGCTTCACCTTGCAAAAGATTCCGGTTCGGTTCTGCAACTTCTTTCAGAAGCTCAGGGAACCTTCTCCAG CTTATGCATGGGTAAAGTGTGAAAGAGAAGAAGATGGAAATTGCACTTCAGTCCTCCGGGCAGCCAACATAATCGGCCGGGCAGGCAGTGTGTTCAACGCTGAGGACAGATACGTGCGACTCAGCCTCCTTAAGAGTGACGATGACTTTGATTTATTGGTGTATCGCCTCCGTCAACTGATCGTTGACGAGGGAGTTGACCCAAAAATTATATAg